One genomic region from Oryzias melastigma strain HK-1 linkage group LG19, ASM292280v2, whole genome shotgun sequence encodes:
- the ndel1a gene encoding nuclear distribution protein nudE-like 1-A isoform X2, producing MTNTAIGCYDHTPADLLIMEMDIDMMPSFSSKEEEIDFWKTLSFKYKKGCEEAQEELLEFQEGSRELEAELEAQLSQAEHRIKDLHSENQRLKNEVETLKEKLEQQYSQSYKQITLLEDDLGQMRSIKEQLHKYVRELEQSNDDLERAKRATIVSLENFEQRLNQTIERNAFLESELDEKESLMVSVQRLKDEARDLRQELAVRERQADVSRMSAPSSPTQDNVKMDSAVQASLSLPATPLSKGLENAFANTPTVLSNGYGSNSPLTPSARISALNIVSDLLRKVGALESKLAACRNFAKDQKSRKSYTLDNGNVLNANTAIYSQALHTSYFDKATAVNGLKPGAMAAVTAPPVSSSAGLVPLAV from the exons ATGACCAACACCGCCATCGGATGCTATGACCACACACCTGCAG ATTTGCTCATCATGGAAATGGATATCGATATGATGCCGTCTTTTTCCTCAAAGGAGGAGGAGATTGACTTCTGGAAGACTCTTTCCTTCAAGTACAAGAAAGG ctgtgaggaggcgcaggaggagctgctggagtttCAGGAGGGAAGCCGGGAGCTGGAGGCCGAGCTGGAGGCTCAGCTGAGCCAGGCTGAGCATCGCATCAAAGACCTGCACTCTGAGAACCAAAGACTCAAGAATGAGGTGGAGACACTGAAG GAGAAGCTGGAGCAGCAGTACTCTCAGAGCTACAAGCAGATCACACTACTGGAAGACGACCTGGGTCAAATGCGCAGCATCAAGGAGCAGCTTCACAAATACGTCCGAGAGCTGGAACAGTCCAACGACGACTTGGAGAGAGCCAAGAG AGCCACCATTGTGTCCCTGGAGAACTTCGAGCAGCGCCTGAACCAAACCATCGAGCGGAACGCCTTCCTGGAAAGCGAGCTGGATGAGAAGGAGTCGCTCATGGTCTCTGTGCAAAGATTAAAGGATGAAGCCAGAG ATTTGAGACAGGAGCTGGCTGTGCGAGAGAGGCAGGCAGACGTTAGCAGGATGTCTGCTCCCAGTTCGCCCACTCAGGACAACGTGAAGATGGACTCCGCCGTGCAGGCGTCGCTTTCCTTGCCTGCAACCCCGCTGAGCAAAGGTCTGGAAAACGCCTTCGCCAACACGCCAACAg tgttATCCAATGGCTACGGCAGTAATTCCCCTCTGACACCGTCGGCCAGAATATCAGCCCTCAATATTGTCAGCGATTTACTGCGTAAAGTTGGG gcGCTCGAGTCCAAGCTGGCCGCATGCAGGAACTTTGCCAAGGATCAGAAATCCAGGAAGTCGTACACGCTCGACAACGGCAACGTGCTGAACGCAAACACAGCCATCTACTCACAAGCACTGCACACCTCTTATTTTGACAAGGC CACGGCCGTGAACGGGCTAAAACCGGGCGCCATGGCAGCCGTCACTGCACCTCCCGTCTCCTCGTCTGCCGGCTTGGTGCCCCTGGCCGTGTGA
- the ndel1a gene encoding nuclear distribution protein nudE-like 1-A isoform X1, with product MTNTAIGCYDHTPADLLIMEMDIDMMPSFSSKEEEIDFWKTLSFKYKKGCEEAQEELLEFQEGSRELEAELEAQLSQAEHRIKDLHSENQRLKNEVETLKEKLEQQYSQSYKQITLLEDDLGQMRSIKEQLHKYVRELEQSNDDLERAKRATIVSLENFEQRLNQTIERNAFLESELDEKESLMVSVQRLKDEARDLRQELAVRERQADVSRMSAPSSPTQDNVKMDSAVQASLSLPATPLSKGLENAFANTPTVLSNGYGSNSPLTPSARISALNIVSDLLRKVGALESKLAACRNFAKDQKSRKSYTLDNGNVLNANTAIYSQALHTSYFDKATETVTFPAFILGNRLFVVLKLNLTVFFHLIEIIRAVVEWSLSFLTHS from the exons ATGACCAACACCGCCATCGGATGCTATGACCACACACCTGCAG ATTTGCTCATCATGGAAATGGATATCGATATGATGCCGTCTTTTTCCTCAAAGGAGGAGGAGATTGACTTCTGGAAGACTCTTTCCTTCAAGTACAAGAAAGG ctgtgaggaggcgcaggaggagctgctggagtttCAGGAGGGAAGCCGGGAGCTGGAGGCCGAGCTGGAGGCTCAGCTGAGCCAGGCTGAGCATCGCATCAAAGACCTGCACTCTGAGAACCAAAGACTCAAGAATGAGGTGGAGACACTGAAG GAGAAGCTGGAGCAGCAGTACTCTCAGAGCTACAAGCAGATCACACTACTGGAAGACGACCTGGGTCAAATGCGCAGCATCAAGGAGCAGCTTCACAAATACGTCCGAGAGCTGGAACAGTCCAACGACGACTTGGAGAGAGCCAAGAG AGCCACCATTGTGTCCCTGGAGAACTTCGAGCAGCGCCTGAACCAAACCATCGAGCGGAACGCCTTCCTGGAAAGCGAGCTGGATGAGAAGGAGTCGCTCATGGTCTCTGTGCAAAGATTAAAGGATGAAGCCAGAG ATTTGAGACAGGAGCTGGCTGTGCGAGAGAGGCAGGCAGACGTTAGCAGGATGTCTGCTCCCAGTTCGCCCACTCAGGACAACGTGAAGATGGACTCCGCCGTGCAGGCGTCGCTTTCCTTGCCTGCAACCCCGCTGAGCAAAGGTCTGGAAAACGCCTTCGCCAACACGCCAACAg tgttATCCAATGGCTACGGCAGTAATTCCCCTCTGACACCGTCGGCCAGAATATCAGCCCTCAATATTGTCAGCGATTTACTGCGTAAAGTTGGG gcGCTCGAGTCCAAGCTGGCCGCATGCAGGAACTTTGCCAAGGATCAGAAATCCAGGAAGTCGTACACGCTCGACAACGGCAACGTGCTGAACGCAAACACAGCCATCTACTCACAAGCACTGCACACCTCTTATTTTGACAAGGC GACTGAGACTGTCACATTCCCAGCATTCATTCTGGGTAATCGCCTGTTTGTAGTGTTGAAACTCAATTTAACCGTTTTCTTTCATCTCATAGAAATCATCAGAGCTGTGGTGGAGTGGAGCTTAAGCTTCCTAACTCATAGCTGA